The following proteins are co-located in the Pseudomonas cavernae genome:
- a CDS encoding ABC transporter permease — protein MRWQDGLRLTGSALTSQPLRSLLTLLGVAVGIAAVAILTAIGEGLRGYVLESFAQFGTRVVTVRPGKIHTAGLGGLLASVRPLAIADAEALRRLPHVEAVVPIIQGNGDIHSGALNRRVDILGSGHQLATAWQVRMALGQFLPAPRDGRSPPYVVLGHKLREELFGTANPLGALVRVGGTRFRVIGVMGRKGNLLGFDLDDIAYIPVDWAESLFNRNGLVKVHVLFDTGTRAAPFAERVRRLLVERHGREDFSLTSQDDLLGSLNRILATLTLGIAALGGISLLVGAVGILTIMTTTVGERSAEIGLLRAIGAAPRQVLGLFLAEATLLSLLGGLLGLGLVGLLLVTLQELAPGLPLRLSPALVLLALLLAALVGVAAGLAPARRAARLRPVEALRSE, from the coding sequence ATGCGCTGGCAGGACGGCTTGCGGCTGACCGGCTCGGCGCTGACCAGCCAGCCGCTGCGCAGCCTGCTGACCCTGCTTGGGGTAGCCGTCGGCATCGCCGCGGTGGCCATCCTCACCGCCATCGGCGAGGGCCTGCGCGGCTACGTCTTGGAGAGCTTCGCCCAGTTCGGCACGCGGGTGGTCACGGTGCGTCCGGGCAAGATCCACACCGCCGGCCTCGGCGGCCTGCTCGCCAGCGTCAGGCCGCTGGCCATCGCCGATGCCGAGGCGCTGCGCCGGCTGCCGCATGTCGAGGCGGTGGTGCCGATCATCCAAGGTAACGGCGATATCCACAGCGGCGCCCTGAACCGGCGCGTCGACATCCTCGGCAGCGGTCATCAGCTGGCCACGGCCTGGCAGGTGCGGATGGCCCTCGGGCAGTTCCTGCCGGCGCCGCGCGACGGCCGTTCGCCGCCCTACGTGGTGCTCGGCCACAAACTGCGCGAGGAGCTGTTCGGCACGGCCAACCCGCTGGGCGCCCTGGTGCGGGTCGGCGGCACGCGCTTCCGGGTGATCGGGGTGATGGGGCGCAAGGGCAACCTGCTCGGCTTCGACCTCGACGACATCGCCTACATTCCGGTGGACTGGGCCGAGAGCCTGTTCAACCGCAACGGCCTGGTGAAGGTCCATGTGCTGTTCGATACCGGCACCCGCGCGGCGCCCTTCGCCGAGCGGGTGCGTCGACTGCTGGTGGAGCGGCACGGCCGCGAGGACTTCAGCCTCACCTCGCAGGACGACTTGCTCGGCAGCCTGAACCGCATCCTCGCCACCCTGACCCTGGGGATCGCGGCACTGGGTGGCATCTCGCTGCTGGTGGGGGCGGTGGGCATCCTCACCATCATGACCACCACGGTGGGCGAGCGCAGCGCGGAGATTGGCCTGCTGCGCGCCATTGGCGCCGCGCCGCGGCAGGTGCTGGGACTGTTCCTCGCCGAGGCGACGCTGTTGTCCCTGCTCGGCGGGCTGCTCGGCCTGGGGTTGGTGGGGCTGCTGTTGGTGACCCTGCAGGAGCTGGCGCCGGGTCTGCCGCTGCGCCTGAGCCCGGCGCTGGTGCTGCTGGCCTTGCTGTTGGCGGCACTGGTGGGCGTGGCCGCCGGCCTGGCGCCGGCGCGGCGGGCGGCGCGGTTGCGGCCGGTGGAGGCGTTGCGCAGCGAATAG
- a CDS encoding ABC transporter permease: MRAGDACRLWLGALRGHRSRSVMLLLAIGIGVLAVTLLSGLGEGVRAFVLGEFSLLGRNILIVLPGRNETTGGMPPITGMAPRDLTLGDAAAIARLPAIRRVAPLHAGQLQVSQGNRSREALTLGTTRAFFAIRQLRLAQGQALPELAAGQAEDVCVLGSRLRAELFGSAPALGQWLRAGDRRLRVVGILADRGESLGMDFAEALIIPVASAEALFNRAGLQRVFVEVRGPGFLASARRQVLATLTARHEGEEDVTLLSQDSLLAASDGILRALTLALAGIAAISLVVAGILIMNVTWVAVLQRTAEIGLLKAIGASAAQVRLLFLGEAALLALLGAGAGLLLGESLLWLGRLASDLPLYAPWWARCSALALALGAALLFAWLPASHAAALRPVQALQPAGSH; this comes from the coding sequence ATGCGCGCCGGGGACGCCTGCCGGCTGTGGCTCGGCGCCCTGCGCGGGCATCGCTCGCGCAGCGTCATGCTGCTGCTGGCGATCGGCATCGGCGTGCTGGCGGTGACCCTGCTCAGCGGCCTCGGCGAGGGTGTGCGGGCCTTCGTCCTCGGCGAGTTCTCCCTGCTCGGGCGCAATATCCTGATCGTCCTCCCTGGGCGCAATGAAACCACCGGCGGCATGCCGCCGATCACCGGCATGGCACCGCGCGACCTGACCCTGGGCGACGCTGCGGCCATCGCCCGGCTGCCGGCGATCCGCCGGGTGGCACCGCTGCACGCCGGGCAACTGCAGGTCAGCCAGGGCAATCGCAGCCGTGAGGCGCTGACCCTCGGCACCACCCGCGCCTTCTTTGCCATCCGCCAGCTGCGCCTCGCCCAGGGGCAGGCGCTGCCGGAGTTGGCGGCGGGGCAGGCGGAGGATGTCTGCGTGCTCGGCAGCCGCTTGCGCGCCGAGCTGTTCGGCAGCGCCCCGGCCCTCGGCCAGTGGCTGCGGGCCGGCGACCGGCGCTTGCGGGTGGTGGGCATCCTCGCCGACCGCGGCGAATCCCTCGGCATGGATTTCGCCGAGGCGCTGATCATTCCGGTGGCCAGCGCCGAGGCGCTGTTCAACCGCGCGGGGCTGCAGCGGGTGTTCGTCGAGGTGCGCGGACCGGGCTTCCTCGCGAGTGCCCGGCGCCAGGTGCTGGCGACCCTGACGGCGCGCCACGAGGGCGAGGAGGACGTCACCCTGCTCAGCCAGGACTCGCTGCTCGCCGCCAGCGACGGCATCCTCCGGGCCCTGACCCTGGCCCTGGCCGGCATCGCCGCCATCAGCCTGGTGGTGGCCGGCATCCTGATCATGAATGTCACCTGGGTCGCGGTGCTGCAGCGTACCGCCGAGATCGGCCTGCTCAAGGCCATCGGCGCCAGCGCGGCGCAGGTACGCCTGCTGTTTCTCGGCGAGGCGGCGCTGCTGGCGTTGCTGGGCGCCGGCGCGGGCCTGCTGCTGGGCGAAAGCCTGTTGTGGCTGGGGCGGCTGGCCAGCGACCTGCCGCTGTACGCGCCCTGGTGGGCTCGCTGCAGCGCCCTGGCGCTGGCCCTGGGCGCTGCGCTGCTGTTCGCCTGGCTGCCGGCCAGCCATGCCGCGGCGCTGCGGCCGGTGCAGGCACTGCAGCCGGCGGGGAGCCATTGA
- a CDS encoding ABC transporter ATP-binding protein has protein sequence MIRLRQVSRCFQLGDQQVRGLDALDLEVADGEYLAITGASGSGKSTLLNILGLLDAPDAGEFWLNAEPTAGLSEERRASLRSRQIGFVFQAFHLIPRLTALENIELPMLLAGLVPAERRRRSLRLAERLGLGERLRHRPAELSGGQRQRVAIARAMVMQPALLLADEPTGNLDSQSGAEVVALLEELNAEGLTLILVTHDAQHAARAHRQLQLRDGRILSDRRQGAA, from the coding sequence ATGATCCGCCTGCGCCAGGTGAGCCGTTGCTTCCAGCTGGGCGACCAGCAGGTCCGCGGCCTCGATGCGCTCGATCTGGAAGTGGCGGACGGCGAGTACCTGGCGATCACCGGGGCCTCGGGCTCGGGTAAGTCGACCCTGCTCAACATTCTCGGCCTGCTGGATGCGCCGGACGCCGGCGAGTTCTGGCTGAATGCCGAGCCGACCGCGGGCCTCAGCGAGGAGCGCCGGGCCAGCCTGCGCAGCCGGCAGATCGGCTTCGTGTTCCAGGCCTTCCACTTGATCCCGCGGCTGACGGCACTGGAGAACATCGAGCTGCCCATGCTCCTGGCCGGCCTGGTGCCGGCCGAGCGGCGCCGCCGCAGCCTGCGCCTGGCGGAGCGCCTGGGCCTCGGCGAGCGCCTGCGCCATCGCCCCGCCGAGCTCTCCGGCGGCCAGCGCCAGCGGGTGGCCATCGCCCGGGCGATGGTCATGCAGCCGGCGCTGCTGCTGGCCGACGAGCCCACCGGCAATCTCGACAGTCAGTCCGGTGCCGAAGTGGTGGCGCTGCTGGAGGAGTTGAATGCTGAGGGGCTGACCCTGATCCTGGTCACCCACGATGCCCAGCACGCCGCCCGTGCCCACCGCCAGCTGCAGCTGCGCGACGGGCGCATCCTCAGCGACAGGCGCCAGGGAGCCGCCTGA
- a CDS encoding efflux RND transporter periplasmic adaptor subunit codes for MRKLLIIIPILAVLMALLGFWKRPQPLPVQLVEVAPGPVETLVANTRAGTVKACRRSHLSFNRGGQVSELLIQEGQRVEAGAVLMRLRQDDLEARVAEAQARLDAQRSQREQSCQQASQDQRDLKRLRHLAERRLASEDLLDQSATRARLSQLLCTGGAAKIREAEASLALQHSQLDQATLRAPFAGIVAEINGELGEFVTPSPPGIPTPPAVDLIDDQCLYVEAPIDEVDAALVRPGMPVRISLDAFRGRSFDGRVSRIAPFVRELEKQARTVDIEVRFERLTPELVLLSGYSADVEILLAQRPQALRVPTESLLEGGRVLRYDPASGHLREQQVEVGLANWRWSEVTGGLQVGDRVTASLDQEGLADGRLVSPQAGGAAESPR; via the coding sequence ATGCGCAAGCTATTGATAATTATTCCTATTTTAGCCGTTTTGATGGCTTTGCTCGGCTTTTGGAAGCGTCCGCAACCCCTGCCGGTGCAGTTGGTGGAGGTGGCTCCAGGCCCGGTGGAAACCCTGGTCGCCAACACCCGGGCGGGCACCGTCAAGGCCTGTCGGCGCTCGCATCTGTCGTTCAATCGCGGGGGCCAGGTGAGCGAGCTGCTGATCCAGGAAGGCCAGCGGGTGGAGGCCGGCGCTGTGCTGATGCGCCTGCGTCAGGACGACCTGGAGGCGCGGGTCGCCGAGGCCCAGGCGCGGCTCGATGCGCAGCGCAGCCAGCGCGAGCAAAGCTGCCAGCAGGCCAGCCAGGACCAGCGCGATCTCAAGCGCCTGCGTCACCTGGCCGAACGCCGGCTGGCCTCGGAGGACCTGCTGGACCAGAGCGCAACCCGCGCCCGGCTGTCACAGCTGCTGTGCACGGGCGGCGCGGCGAAGATCCGCGAGGCCGAGGCCAGCCTGGCGCTGCAGCACTCGCAGCTCGACCAGGCGACCCTGCGGGCGCCCTTCGCCGGCATAGTCGCGGAGATCAACGGCGAACTCGGCGAGTTCGTTACCCCGTCGCCGCCGGGCATCCCGACGCCACCGGCGGTCGACCTGATCGATGACCAGTGCCTGTATGTCGAGGCGCCTATCGATGAGGTGGATGCCGCCCTGGTGCGTCCCGGGATGCCGGTGCGCATCAGCTTGGATGCCTTTCGGGGTCGCAGTTTCGACGGCCGGGTCAGCCGCATCGCACCCTTCGTGCGCGAGTTGGAGAAGCAGGCGCGCACCGTCGACATCGAGGTGCGCTTCGAACGGCTGACGCCGGAGCTGGTGCTGCTCAGCGGCTACAGCGCCGATGTGGAGATCCTCCTGGCGCAACGCCCGCAGGCCCTGCGGGTGCCCACCGAGAGCCTGCTGGAGGGCGGCCGGGTGCTGCGCTACGACCCCGCCAGCGGTCATCTGCGCGAGCAGCAGGTCGAGGTCGGCCTGGCCAACTGGCGCTGGAGCGAGGTGACCGGCGGCCTGCAGGTCGGCGACCGGGTTACCGCCAGCCTGGACCAGGAAGGCCTCGCGGATGGTCGCCTGGTGAGCCCGCAAGCGGGCGGCGCCGCGGAGTCGCCGCGATGA
- a CDS encoding D-hexose-6-phosphate mutarotase has protein sequence MYDETLPTVDQLQLGELACWRVHTRHAELLVAQQGAQVLSYQPHGQEPLIWLSEQADYQPGQSVRGGVPVCWPWFGDLKRNPATLQALYHGSAPAPAHGLVRGLDWELLGIDTEDSAVNLRFACLQPEAGLPGWPHAVDLQLHIQLDERLCLTLSSHNRGDQPIVLSQALHTYFAVSDIHQTRVSGLAGSRYIETLEGWQERQQAGDLKFHGETDRIYLDTPARLSILDPGWQRQIHLEASGSRSAVVWNPWIDKAQRLSQFASDAWQGMLCIETANVLDDVLHLAPNEQKSLAVSLWAEPLQE, from the coding sequence ATGTACGACGAAACCCTGCCCACCGTGGACCAGCTACAGCTTGGCGAATTGGCCTGCTGGCGCGTGCATACCCGCCATGCCGAACTGCTGGTGGCGCAACAAGGCGCGCAGGTATTGAGCTACCAGCCCCACGGCCAGGAGCCGTTGATCTGGCTCAGCGAGCAGGCCGACTACCAGCCCGGCCAGTCCGTGCGCGGCGGCGTGCCAGTGTGCTGGCCCTGGTTCGGCGACCTCAAACGCAACCCCGCCACCCTCCAGGCGCTCTATCACGGCAGCGCGCCGGCGCCGGCCCACGGCCTAGTGCGCGGCCTCGACTGGGAACTGCTCGGCATCGACACCGAGGACTCCGCCGTCAACCTTCGCTTCGCCTGCCTGCAGCCCGAAGCGGGCCTGCCCGGCTGGCCGCACGCGGTCGACCTGCAGCTGCACATCCAGCTCGACGAGCGCCTGTGCCTGACGCTCAGCAGCCACAACCGCGGCGACCAGCCCATCGTCCTCAGCCAGGCCCTGCACACCTACTTCGCCGTCAGCGACATCCACCAGACCCGCGTCAGCGGCCTGGCCGGCAGCCGCTACATCGAAACCCTCGAAGGCTGGCAGGAGCGCCAACAGGCCGGCGACCTAAAATTCCACGGCGAAACCGACCGCATCTACCTCGACACCCCCGCCCGCCTGAGCATCCTCGACCCCGGCTGGCAGCGACAGATCCACCTCGAGGCCAGCGGCTCGCGTTCGGCTGTGGTCTGGAACCCCTGGATCGACAAGGCGCAACGCCTGTCGCAATTCGCCAGCGACGCCTGGCAAGGCATGCTCTGCATCGAAACCGCCAACGTCCTCGATGACGTACTGCACCTGGCGCCCAACGAGCAGAAGAGCCTGGCGGTTAGTTTGTGGGCGGAGCCTTTGCAGGAGTAA
- a CDS encoding tetratricopeptide repeat protein — MSKRDKRGNPVSYDSQEAIDALDRACDLLHAYQADPLAAADKIIAEHPDFALAYAFRAGAIATATDKAFDSELFKSLDAAERLAPKANDRERQHIHAVRAWFDGDWERAIANWGRVSIEHPRDLLALQYAHLGDFYLGYSHMLRDRVARVMPRWDNDVPGFGFVKGMYAFGLEEAGDYRQAEEQGREAVALNPQDGWAVHAVTHVMEMQGRSEEGAKYLSSSANAWAPNSMFAFHLWWHKALFLLEANDVAGALRLFDEDISAGGFGQALELLDGSALLWRLSLLGHDVGDRWKGLAKKWESRCEDGFYAFNDVNAMMSFVGSGNSRAQAQQLDALKRAAAGSGTNAMMSREIGVPACEGLVAFGRGDYAQAIASLMPLRAKANRFGGSHAQRDVFSWTLTEAAIRLGNRALAEALVAERLALKPESPINRAWKMRAGQLQSLHAG, encoded by the coding sequence ATGAGCAAACGCGACAAGCGTGGCAATCCTGTTTCCTATGACTCGCAGGAGGCAATCGATGCTCTGGATAGAGCTTGCGACTTGCTGCATGCCTACCAGGCCGATCCTCTGGCTGCGGCTGACAAAATTATCGCGGAGCACCCGGATTTTGCGCTGGCCTACGCCTTTCGTGCTGGCGCGATTGCGACTGCGACCGACAAAGCGTTTGACTCAGAGCTGTTCAAGAGCTTGGACGCGGCAGAGCGGTTGGCACCGAAAGCGAATGATCGCGAGCGGCAGCATATCCATGCAGTACGCGCTTGGTTCGACGGCGACTGGGAGCGGGCAATCGCAAACTGGGGGCGTGTTTCGATTGAGCACCCCCGCGATCTGCTGGCACTGCAATACGCCCATTTGGGCGACTTCTATCTAGGTTACTCGCACATGCTACGTGATCGCGTGGCTCGTGTGATGCCGCGCTGGGATAACGACGTTCCTGGCTTTGGCTTTGTGAAAGGGATGTATGCCTTTGGCCTGGAAGAGGCAGGGGATTACCGGCAGGCCGAAGAGCAGGGTCGCGAGGCTGTTGCCTTGAACCCGCAGGATGGTTGGGCAGTGCATGCCGTCACTCATGTCATGGAAATGCAGGGCCGTAGCGAAGAGGGGGCTAAGTACCTTTCATCCAGCGCCAATGCTTGGGCTCCCAATAGCATGTTTGCCTTCCATTTGTGGTGGCACAAAGCGCTATTCCTCCTTGAGGCTAATGACGTGGCTGGCGCGCTTCGTCTCTTTGATGAGGACATTTCAGCGGGTGGATTTGGTCAAGCGCTTGAGCTACTTGATGGATCAGCGCTGCTCTGGAGACTCTCCCTGCTCGGTCATGACGTTGGAGATCGGTGGAAAGGACTGGCCAAAAAATGGGAGTCCCGTTGTGAAGACGGCTTCTACGCCTTTAACGACGTGAACGCGATGATGTCATTCGTGGGTTCTGGAAACAGTCGCGCACAAGCTCAGCAGTTGGATGCCCTGAAGCGGGCCGCTGCTGGCAGTGGTACCAACGCCATGATGAGTAGAGAGATTGGTGTGCCAGCGTGCGAAGGGTTGGTGGCGTTTGGTCGTGGGGATTACGCCCAAGCTATAGCGTCGTTGATGCCGCTACGCGCCAAAGCTAACCGCTTCGGCGGTAGTCACGCGCAGCGCGATGTCTTCTCATGGACGCTGACCGAAGCAGCTATTCGCCTTGGCAACCGCGCACTTGCCGAGGCACTGGTTGCCGAGCGCCTTGCATTAAAGCCTGAGAGCCCGATCAACCGCGCCTGGAAAATGCGCGCTGGTCAATTACAGTCGCTGCATGCGGGATAG
- a CDS encoding gamma-glutamylcyclotransferase produces the protein MDDADPRLEGGADPLYDQLRGQAVTAVTPTPVTQNSAHPHGMAYRLPSKDHRGQLDLLMRREIDANPPTNIPRWIKIQTDSGPLLALAFVADRNGRAYAGKLPLPEVAHILAHAAGHWGRLHNTCCEPSPCFSSTEFMIAICGASNPSSQTRSGAPSQCAAD, from the coding sequence ATGGACGATGCCGATCCGCGACTGGAAGGCGGCGCTGACCCGCTTTACGATCAGCTACGAGGACAGGCTGTCACAGCCGTAACCCCAACCCCGGTTACACAAAATTCTGCACACCCTCACGGAATGGCTTACAGGCTTCCGTCAAAAGATCACCGAGGGCAACTTGATCTGTTGATGCGCCGCGAGATTGATGCCAACCCGCCGACGAATATTCCACGTTGGATAAAGATACAGACCGACAGTGGCCCATTGCTCGCGCTGGCCTTTGTCGCTGACCGAAATGGACGGGCTTATGCTGGGAAGTTACCGCTTCCCGAGGTTGCCCACATACTCGCCCACGCGGCGGGGCACTGGGGTCGGCTGCACAATACCTGCTGCGAACCGTCACCATGCTTTAGCAGCACGGAATTCATGATCGCAATATGTGGCGCCTCCAATCCCTCGTCGCAAACGAGATCGGGCGCGCCTTCGCAGTGCGCGGCTGATTGA
- a CDS encoding DUF3299 domain-containing protein: MRRLPFVLLLCSTLAYAELPETDWLELMPPADRKALEAMPDISHQGAEAGGTFTSKGGLKQEKGLPAVMYSAKTVAAMNGKQIRIGGYPVPLESDSKGRSTQFFLVPYPGACIHVPPPPPNQLVLVRYPKGIQLDDIYMPLWVTGKLQVEKISRDLADAAYVLDAAKVKVVEETDL, translated from the coding sequence ATGCGCCGCCTGCCTTTTGTTCTCCTATTGTGCAGCACCCTGGCTTACGCCGAATTACCGGAAACCGACTGGCTCGAGCTGATGCCGCCAGCAGACCGCAAGGCCCTCGAAGCCATGCCGGACATCAGTCATCAGGGCGCCGAGGCCGGTGGCACGTTTACCAGTAAGGGTGGCCTAAAGCAGGAGAAGGGTCTGCCGGCGGTGATGTACTCGGCGAAAACCGTGGCGGCCATGAACGGCAAACAGATTCGCATTGGCGGTTATCCGGTGCCGCTGGAGTCCGACAGCAAGGGACGTAGCACCCAGTTCTTCCTGGTTCCATACCCTGGCGCCTGCATCCATGTGCCACCGCCGCCGCCCAATCAGTTGGTGCTAGTGCGCTACCCCAAGGGCATTCAGCTCGACGACATCTATATGCCTCTGTGGGTCACCGGCAAGCTGCAGGTCGAGAAGATCAGTAGAGACCTGGCCGATGCAGCTTATGTATTGGATGCAGCCAAGGTGAAGGTGGTGGAGGAAACTGATCTTTAG
- a CDS encoding GlsB/YeaQ/YmgE family stress response membrane protein, with the protein MGIIGTIVIGLIVGLIARFLKPGDDSMGWIMTILIGVGGSLAATYGGQALGIYQAGQAAGFIGAVIGAVILLVIYGMVTKK; encoded by the coding sequence ATGGGTATCATCGGTACCATCGTTATCGGTTTGATCGTCGGTCTGATCGCACGCTTCCTCAAGCCCGGCGATGACAGCATGGGCTGGATCATGACCATCCTGATAGGTGTAGGTGGCTCGCTGGCGGCCACCTACGGCGGTCAGGCGTTGGGCATCTATCAGGCCGGGCAAGCCGCGGGTTTTATCGGTGCGGTCATCGGCGCGGTCATCCTGTTGGTCATCTACGGCATGGTCACCAAGAAATAA
- a CDS encoding 5-(carboxyamino)imidazole ribonucleotide synthase — MKIGVIGGGQLGRMLALAGTPLGMNFAFLDPAPDACAQALGEHIRADYGDQDHLRQLADEVDLVTFEFESVPAETVAFLSQFVPVYPSAESLRIARDRWFEKSMFKALSIPTPEFADIQSQADLDAAAAAIGLPAVLKTRTLGYDGKGQKVLRQPADVSGAFAELGSVPCLLEGFVPFTGEVSLVAVRARDGETRFYPLVHNTHDNGILRLSIASTDHPLQALAEDYVGRVLSKLDYVGVLAFEFFEVDGGLKANEIAPRVHNSGHWTIEGAECSQFENHLRAVAGLPLGSTAKVGESAMLNFIGAVPTVDKVIAIDDCHLHHYGKAFKVGRKVGHATLRSADRASLDRQIAAVEALIKQG, encoded by the coding sequence ATGAAAATCGGTGTAATCGGTGGCGGCCAGCTCGGCCGCATGCTGGCCCTGGCGGGTACTCCGCTGGGCATGAACTTCGCGTTCCTCGACCCGGCGCCGGATGCCTGCGCCCAGGCCCTCGGCGAGCACATCCGCGCCGACTACGGCGACCAGGACCACCTGCGCCAGCTGGCTGACGAAGTCGATCTGGTGACCTTCGAGTTCGAGAGCGTGCCGGCCGAGACCGTGGCCTTCCTCTCGCAGTTCGTCCCGGTCTACCCGAGCGCCGAGTCGCTGCGTATCGCTCGCGACCGTTGGTTCGAGAAGTCGATGTTCAAGGCGCTGAGCATTCCGACGCCGGAATTCGCCGATATCCAGTCGCAGGCCGATCTGGATGCCGCGGCCGCCGCCATCGGCCTGCCGGCGGTACTCAAGACCCGCACCCTGGGCTACGACGGCAAGGGCCAGAAGGTCCTGCGCCAGCCTGCAGATGTCAGCGGTGCCTTCGCCGAGCTGGGCAGCGTGCCGTGCCTCCTCGAAGGCTTCGTGCCCTTCACCGGTGAGGTGTCGCTGGTCGCCGTGCGCGCCCGCGACGGCGAGACGCGTTTCTACCCGTTGGTGCACAACACCCACGACAACGGCATCCTGCGCCTGTCTATCGCCAGTACGGATCACCCGCTGCAGGCGCTGGCCGAGGACTATGTCGGTCGCGTGCTGAGCAAGCTGGATTATGTCGGCGTACTGGCTTTCGAGTTCTTCGAAGTCGATGGCGGCCTGAAGGCCAACGAGATCGCCCCGCGCGTGCACAACTCCGGGCACTGGACCATCGAAGGCGCCGAGTGCAGCCAGTTCGAGAACCACCTGCGGGCCGTCGCCGGTCTACCGCTGGGCTCCACCGCCAAGGTCGGCGAGAGCGCCATGCTCAACTTCATCGGCGCAGTGCCAACGGTGGATAAAGTCATCGCCATCGACGACTGCCACTTGCACCACTACGGCAAGGCCTTCAAGGTCGGCCGCAAGGTCGGTCACGCCACCCTGCGCAGCGCCGATCGCGCCAGCCTGGATCGCCAGATCGCCGCCGTCGAGGCGTTGATCAAGCAAGGCTGA
- the purE gene encoding 5-(carboxyamino)imidazole ribonucleotide mutase: MSALVGVIMGSKSDWSTLSHTAEMLDKLGIPYEVKVVSAHRTPDLLFQYAEQAETRGIQVIIAGAGGAAHLPGMCAAKTHLPVLGVPVQSSMLSGVDSLLSIVQMPAGIPVATLAIGKAGAVNAALLAASILGHQHPQYHEALKRFREEQTNSVLDNPDPREA; the protein is encoded by the coding sequence ATGAGCGCACTGGTTGGCGTGATCATGGGCTCCAAGTCCGATTGGTCCACCCTGAGCCACACCGCGGAGATGCTGGACAAGCTCGGCATCCCTTACGAAGTGAAGGTGGTGTCCGCGCACCGCACGCCGGATCTGCTGTTCCAGTACGCCGAGCAGGCGGAAACGCGCGGCATCCAGGTGATCATCGCCGGTGCCGGCGGCGCCGCCCATCTGCCGGGCATGTGCGCGGCCAAGACCCACCTGCCGGTGCTCGGCGTGCCGGTACAGTCGTCAATGCTCTCCGGCGTCGATTCGCTGCTATCTATAGTGCAGATGCCGGCCGGTATCCCGGTCGCCACCCTGGCCATCGGCAAGGCTGGTGCGGTCAACGCCGCGCTGCTGGCGGCGAGCATCCTCGGTCACCAGCATCCGCAATACCACGAAGCGCTGAAGCGTTTCCGCGAGGAACAAACCAATAGCGTGCTGGACAACCCGGACCCGCGCGAGGCCTGA
- a CDS encoding LysR substrate-binding domain-containing protein, which produces MNLETKWLEDFVTLAATRSFSQAAERRFVTQPAFSRRIRSLEAALGLTLVNRARTPVELTESGQLFLVTARSLIEQLGEVVRHLHHLEGQQGEVLQFAAAHSLALGFFPQWIARLRGEGLNIASRLVATNVGEAVHALREGGCDLILAFYDPDAALQLDPEIFPSLHLGGSEMLPVCAVDDAGRPLFDLDSGQSVPLLAYSAGAFLGRSVNALLRQRALRSTTVYETAMADSLKSMALQGLGVAWVPRLSIAAELARGELAICGGSHWQIPLEIRLYRCALQRKAAVRLLWRKLEGGLGAAQ; this is translated from the coding sequence ATGAATCTGGAAACCAAATGGCTGGAGGACTTCGTCACCCTGGCCGCCACCCGCAGTTTTTCCCAGGCCGCCGAACGCCGCTTCGTCACCCAGCCGGCCTTCAGTCGGCGCATTCGCAGCCTGGAGGCCGCGTTGGGCCTGACGCTGGTCAACCGCGCGCGCACCCCGGTGGAGCTGACTGAGTCCGGCCAGTTGTTCCTGGTCACCGCGCGCAGCCTGATCGAGCAACTCGGCGAGGTGGTGCGCCATCTGCACCACCTGGAAGGTCAGCAGGGCGAGGTGCTGCAGTTCGCCGCCGCCCACTCGCTGGCGCTGGGTTTCTTCCCGCAGTGGATCGCCCGCCTGCGCGGCGAGGGCCTGAATATCGCCAGCCGGCTGGTGGCGACCAACGTTGGCGAGGCCGTGCACGCCCTGCGCGAGGGCGGCTGCGACCTGATTCTGGCGTTCTATGACCCCGACGCGGCGCTGCAGCTCGATCCGGAGATCTTCCCCTCGCTGCACCTGGGCGGCAGCGAGATGTTGCCAGTGTGTGCGGTGGATGACGCGGGCCGGCCGCTGTTCGACCTCGACAGCGGGCAGAGCGTGCCGCTCTTGGCCTACAGCGCCGGCGCCTTCCTCGGCCGCTCGGTCAACGCCCTGCTGCGCCAGCGCGCGCTGCGTTCGACCACGGTGTACGAGACGGCGATGGCCGACAGCCTGAAGAGCATGGCTCTGCAAGGACTCGGAGTGGCCTGGGTGCCGCGGCTGTCGATCGCCGCCGAACTGGCGCGCGGAGAGTTGGCGATCTGCGGCGGCAGTCATTGGCAGATTCCCCTGGAGATCCGCCTGTACCGCTGCGCCCTGCAGCGCAAGGCGGCGGTGCGCCTGCTCTGGCGCAAGCTGGAAGGCGGCCTGGGCGCCGCTCAATAG